The Micropterus dolomieu isolate WLL.071019.BEF.003 ecotype Adirondacks linkage group LG11, ASM2129224v1, whole genome shotgun sequence genomic interval ATAACAACTTCTTTGTCTGTTATTTACCTGTGTGTGTAGAGTTGATATGTATAGTTGAAGAGGTTAAATTTGGCAATGTAGCTGGCAGGAGCAGACTGAATAGTTTTCTGTTGGATAAACAATTGTTTAGCAGTGTATTTTTGGTTAAAACCTTTTTTACactgacttacagtatttaacacataaaatatttaattcaccTTTGACTTGGGCAGGAATGTGATCTGTGTAGATCCTCCGCCCAAATCCAGGATGCCAACTGTCCTCTTTGTGTTGGAGTACAAGTGACCTGTGGCAAATAAACTTAGGATAAAGTGCTATCCATCATCTGTGCAACAAACAGAGCATATTGTGTTATCACTAATTTCCGTTTTATAAGGGTCAGAATGATAAATTTGATGGGGTAGTAGCTGTgtgaaaaatgtaacaaaatatttCACTGCAGGGCTTCTGTGTACACGGGAGCCTCAAATATGAGCCTCCTGACCACTTACACCATCATAGCAAAACACAAGCAATGTCTTACCTGTAAGGAAGTTCACTGTGACCCAGGCAAGGACTCCTAAAATAGCAGGTGGGTGAAAATGTCTGCATTAGTAAAAGCCTGAGAAGTGATTACAATTGACTTATGCTAAATGTTCACATTTGAATGTGTTCAAGCACAAAGAATAAACTCAGAACTTAATATGACTTCATTAAGCTGATATTAAAGTAGAGAGAGTTGGTGTAACCAACATGCAGGATTCCAGACCAGCCCAGGTAATTACTATTGTCTCAGATGTCAAGTTATTGCGCTCATAAAATGAGGATAATGAATGTCACACACTGTGTGATGAAACATAACATAGTGAGGGTGTCTTAATGAGTGATGTGGAGGATCCCACTAAATTATTGGGCGTGGGGCAGCAACTCACACTGGCATATTTATTTGTCTCAATGAGGTAGTTACAGACCTCTTGTAAAAAGAATTATGAGCAGTATTGTTTGATACATCCTCAGTGAATGAGACAGTTAAGGCACCTGGTCAGACAATCTAAtagaaaacaatataaaatttGCATTTTGTATACTATATATAGTACATATTGATTACAGGTCATTCAAAGATAACCTACCTTCTTTTGCCCCATTCATGATGGAAACACTGTTGTTTGGCACAAAGAAAGGGGACTCGTCAAATACCTCTCGAACCTGTGGAATAGATTTATCACCATTTCATTACAATCATCTACTGTTAAAGCAATACAATGACACTATGACTACATGCCCAAATACTCTACTGTTGTTAAGATATAGTATATTCAGGCTCCAGAAGACAAACTGTGCCTGTTCTGCTTTAGAGTGGCAGATAACTCAACCACAAGCATGGCTGGAACAGTAGCCTGGatttaatactttaaatgacaaatatgGTTACTCCACACAACCCcacaacagctgttttttgCAGCTAGATAGCCACCAAATGGGCAGACTTGCTGCCTTTTTTTTCAGTGACACTTGTAAGCACTTAGTGGTTTCTCATCCCGCTCCTTGGTGGGACGGGTGGTGTTTGTGCCAAACTGTCTGAGGGCAGAGAGAAAACGTTCCTCACCTCCTTAAGAAGAGCGTTGGCCTTGTCTTCAGGCAGCAGACGGAGACCCGCCGTGGCCTTCAGGACCACCGGTGTCCTCCTCCAATCCTCCTCTGGCACTGTCTTCTTGGCAATCTTCAGCAACTGTCGGATGGTGTTGCCACCCTGCAGAAGAGATGGCAGTTACAGAGGGCCCAATCAGGGGATtgttcacaaaaacacatttcacaatcaaacatttttttagtgATGAACGTCTAAAATATGTCAAAGGTGATTTCACATCAGACAGGAGTGAGCAGCAGTGACAGCATCAGCAGGAggcatttttttaattacacaGTGTTAACATCACATGAACCCAACCCAAAGAAAATCCCCAAGGTTTGGTGGTTTGCAGAGAATAAATAACTCTCTAATTTAGCTACATCGTAATTAATATGTGAAGGTGTAAACATGCATGCATACCTCTTCAGGGTTGTCCTTATAAGCAGACAGCCCAGGTTTTACTGCATGGTACAGTTCATGGTCCAGAACTGGCAGCTCAACTAAAAAAAAGAAGTCAGTGAACAGATCATAAACTGGAGCGCAGCACAATATGATATGCAATAAAATAGGAACTCAAGTACACGTAATTGTATATATTTACTCATGACTGCACTTCACCTACATCCCGGTCTGCTTCCTACACAGTTGAGTCAGACAGGCGAAATTAAAAAGTCCACCTCAGCTACTTTTAGAAGCTGTATTGTCCGTGCACTGTGCCGGTACATGTTTGTCCTCTTACACCACACAATGAATGACCTAACAGCAAGCAGACAGAGTGGGAGCCAGCAGCATGTGCAAAGCCCTGCTATTAAAAAGAGAGgggggggagagggggagagagagagagagactggtaTACTTACCAGGGTCTTTCTGGATGAACTTGTAGATGTGGATCCTGCTGCCTGTGCTCCCGGCGTCAAACATGATCCCGTAGAAAACCCGGTTCATGTTGAGAGGGGAGGAGGCTTCAGGCACCGGCTGGTAGACATCAGGTGGATGGTAAGGCTCAGGTGCAGGATGCACGACTTCGGGCACCGGGTGGAAAGCTTCTGGAATGGGGTGGATGACTTCAGGTACCGGGTGGAACACCTCGGGGATATCGGGGTAGGTCGGGACGCCGGGTTGCGATACTTCAGGCACCGGGTTCGAGACCTCAGGGAGGAGGTTTTCCGTGTTGGCGGAGTGCTCACGGTAGCGGTAGAAGTGGGGGACGTAGCGGTGGTGCCGGTAGTAAGTCGCCTCCGCTAAGAGGCTCGCAGCCAGAAGCCACACGGATAAAGTGAGGAGCAGGCTCGGCGTGGCCATTGTTTCCACAGctggagaggaagaaaggagagctgaagagaagaagaagcccTGGTGGATGCTGGAGTAAAAGATTGACAGGGGCCCCcgaagagagagcagaggagatggagagagacagagtgggtGCGATGCACACTCAGGACTGTCCGGTCATCtgtttacagtatataaagacATAAGGGCTTGGCATGGGGCCACACAGAGAGCAGCCATCCACCAATCCTGTGGCGGTCCATCCCAACTCTATCAGGAGTCCCCCCTCCTGTGAGCTGAGCTGGAGACTGACTACCTGCCTActaaaaagcattttctttttttcttcttaattttttttcttggaaggaggaggaggaggattatTTTTGGTtatgttttttcccctccccATCTTTACTGGTTATTTTGGAGCCAAAAAGTCCCCTTAGTAAAGGAGAAAGGAGTTTTTAAAGAAGTCCAAATGAATGGCTCACACTGAAATAACCCCAAGAGAAATGGTCTTGGAATACTTTTTATGGGTGTATTTAAGACTTACATAGTGACTTGCCTCAGAAATTCCTTCACCCTGCAACTTTCACAACTTCACAAGTGCTCAAATTTGGCTACTGCTTAAATTGAGTGTGGTGTAAGTTTCTAGGTGGCTTTTAAAAAGGCCTAGTGAAATTAATTACTAAGGTTTTTAAAAGGTAGCAACTTaaacaaaaaatccaaatgGTTGCACTCATTCTTGGAATTAACCTTTACAATGTAAGTACTTTAGCTTGGGCCCTTGTGGGGAagataataaattaaacaaagaaacTCCAACTCCTATTTCAGACTGAACATGTGACTCATTATGTATTGCAGAATGGATTCTGGTTTTGTTGTATTAGGCATTGCCACCTCTACTAAATCATGTTCAGTAGCTGGGTTGAATCATCAtgcttgtatttaaaaaatccttTCAAGCTCCTCGTCATAATCCTACAATAATCGCCACATTAAATCTACTGTAGCCCTTTTACCAAccttaaaaaaatgcaaatgtgacCTGCACTCCAGCTGGCATAAAATTTAAAAGAATGTTAGCAATCATCTCACTCCCACTCATCCCTGTGTCAACCACAGGCTTTCCAAGGGAAAAATATTTGGGCAGCAAGGCACGTTTCACAAGCGAATGCATGAAAAGCATGAGTGGCTCTTTCTACGCTTTAGGTGGGTGGTTGGCACGGCATCATAAGCCATGCTCTAGTGTATCAGCTAATGCTTTCTCGTGTAATGTTCAGAGTCACTGGCTTTAGTGCAGGATGCAGAGGAATCAAGGATATCCCACAGCAGTGGAGCACAGAGGCACCGCAACTAACATGACCTTACATGAACTGAGATTTGTACTCTGCTGTGATATTCTCCACCTACTTTGTATCAACAGAAAGAGGACAGAGATCTGAAACCGGAGGCGCTGGTAGTCTAGCAATTGAGGCATCCATGGGGAACTGACCCTACCCCAACCCTGACTTAACATGTGCTTATATGAGACTGTTTTACCTCATGCAGCTGGCGACTGAGGCAGAAACCGAGCTGTCAGCCAGCCCAACCAGCAGGGTAAGGGGAGGGCAGAGGTCCTGCAGATGGGCACAAGAGAGTGCGGGAAGTCCACGGAAAGGACAAtgtggggagggtggggcttGGCACCAGTGTTCACCCATCATGCCATTCCACTCCCAGGACACTCGCCTGTGCAAAGCACTGTTCCAACACTGTAATTTGGACTAAAAATATTGGActttctttcctccttcctttttTCTAAATACTGTGGCTACTTTTTTCAATCCTGCGGCTCACCAGAATGGTCGTTCACCCCTATCAAAGCGTACATGTGCAGGACCTCTCACTGACTTGTGCCCATAGATGTGTTGGTCGCATGTTAACAGTGTGATAATGTGACTAATAAACTCGGGATGGAAATGTCTTATTAGAAATATTAAAGAGGGCATGTTTTGTCTGCcgtgtgttttcattttgaaatcattgttatttatgttcTTGCTGTCAATGTTCAGACATATCCTGTGGTTAATGTAGCAATTAATTTGGGTAATGTGCAGTGTCTGGGCAGCTCACCTCAGGCCATTTGAAGCATGAATCACAGCATGTTTCAGTTTTAAACACATCTACTTTTATATTACCATTGTAATGTGATGAAATAGGAACTGCCCTTCAAGTAAAATGTCACATGCATTCAGATTTTACAACagaaatgtttaatataaaaacattactaAAAACATCTAACAGAAAATCCGTATGTTGGCAAATCATGTTGGGATGTCATCCAAATGTGCACTGCGACAGTGTGTAAAGTGGCCCCTTACAGCATGACACAGCACATTACAAACAATGTTTTAAACGAGAGGTTGAAGTTTTGGTATTCTGTTTCAAGTTAACTGAAACCGTAAAGCATGAGAAGGGACCCCAGCTTTGTAATCTGCACTGTGCAATATATCATTAATATGCTGCAATGTTACCCTCAGGAATGCCATGTTTGTGGGTGTCCTACCCCAACAAGTCCATTGAAGAGACCCAAACCTTGTCATTACAATTCCAATGATAATGACAGCTTTGAAAGGCTGAGGGTTATTTCAGTTTTCTCTCCTTACTGTCATAGTAATTACCTTTAAATTTAGTCTTCAAACTGTGTTCATGATGCCAGAGCAGAGAGCGACCCTATAAGATTGAGCTCACAGTAGCTACACCCAACACTTTTGCGATATCtacttttctgtttgataaataattttctctGGACATATTCTGGCCCCTGCAGAAAGCAAAACAAGATAATGGAGCGAATTCAGTGGTTTTGAGCTTGAATTATGACCTGTGCTAACTTTACATTGTTTCTTTTGGATGAGCTTCTTCGAAGATGTAAGCCAACTGCATTTACGTTGATCTTAGTGGTTTTCCCATAACTCCAGCAAAAAACAACTGTGGGGATGGCAGCGAGTAGCACATAGTTCTTTTTAGGACAACATGGACAATACTGCTGACAGGAGCCAGATGTATCTCATGTCATCGTGTGGGAGGAGATCATGTGCAAACAGATCCTGTTTGATAGAGCCCAGCATGAGAAGACTGTAATTACACAACAAGTGACAAATGCAGCCATTTCTGTGTCAGTCCAGAGGCTGTTGAGCACAACAGACATCTGTGTCTTATAAATCTCCCACAGTGATTggttgactaattgattaaaaatgttatttatgcaGCAGAAACTCACAAGTtgcaacaaaatgtaaaaaaacacaaacaatagcTGATAATAGATAAATACTAATAAGACAAAGGGTTATGATTAAAGTCCAATAGTATTCTCAAGGTTATTTGTAAGTATTCTGAGattattaatcaattagttgactgacaga includes:
- the entpd5a gene encoding ectonucleoside triphosphate diphosphohydrolase 5; amino-acid sequence: MATPSLLLTLSVWLLAASLLAEATYYRHHRYVPHFYRYREHSANTENLLPEVSNPVPEVSQPGVPTYPDIPEVFHPVPEVIHPIPEAFHPVPEVVHPAPEPYHPPDVYQPVPEASSPLNMNRVFYGIMFDAGSTGSRIHIYKFIQKDPVELPVLDHELYHAVKPGLSAYKDNPEEGGNTIRQLLKIAKKTVPEEDWRRTPVVLKATAGLRLLPEDKANALLKEVREVFDESPFFVPNNSVSIMNGAKEGVLAWVTVNFLTGHLYSNTKRTVGILDLGGGSTQITFLPKSKKTIQSAPASYIAKFNLFNYTYQLYTHSYLGNGLYAARLATLGALGADGLDWKVFTSSCLPKKFREDWTFGGTTYKVSGIPDGYAGYKLCYYEVMKVIKGIVHQPYEVKGSSIFYAFSYYYDRAVDSGLIDGSRGGALEVRDFKKRAKEVCNKMTKYRAISPFLCMDMTYITCLLKEGFGFKDSTVLQLAKKVNNVETSWALGATFDYFRNLDIH